A portion of the Juglans microcarpa x Juglans regia isolate MS1-56 chromosome 1D, Jm3101_v1.0, whole genome shotgun sequence genome contains these proteins:
- the LOC121246928 gene encoding 30 kDa ribonucleoprotein, chloroplastic-like, with protein sequence MEGVEAEAESSDNGVFKEIEEHEDHQKLVMLFEQAETVEIAEVIYTRETDQSCGFGFITLSTVEEAEKREKTEFRIRYCQCLENYPLAMLLAIRSGDFRKRGPISRDFTAALGSQGEGKEVLKFESRSQLSATN encoded by the exons ATGGAGGGCGTTGAAGCAGAGGCAGAGAGTAGTGATAATGGGGTTTTTAAGGAGATAGAAGAACATGAAGACCA TCAGAAATTGGTTATGCTTTTCGAGCAGGCCGAGACGGTAGAGATTGCCGAAGTTATTTACACTAGGGAGACTGATCAGAGTTGTGGGTTTGGGTTTATAACGTTAAGCACtgttgaagaagctgaaaagAGAGAg AAAACGGAGTTCCGGATCCGCTACTGTCAATGTCTGGAGAATTATCCTTTAGCAATGCTGCTGGCAATTAGGAGCGGGGATTTCAGAAAAAGGGGGCCAATTTCCAGAGATTTCACTGCAGCATTGGGCTCCCAAGGTGAGGGAAAAgaggttttgaaatttgaatctcGATCTCAGTTATCGGCAACTAATTGA